The following are encoded together in the Arcobacter aquimarinus genome:
- a CDS encoding RDD family protein, giving the protein MQNNTNNLQLASMRSRAFAYVIDDLILTVIVMVIFWGKISAVSHDMEALMFLLKTDLVMPLITLKVLYHTFFVWYYGATIGKIVAKIRVIDAGHWGRVSIFSAFLRAVGRIFSEMFFYVGFLIGFFNEGRKTFHDITGKTLVVNV; this is encoded by the coding sequence GAGCTTTTGCTTATGTAATTGATGATTTGATATTAACTGTTATTGTAATGGTTATTTTTTGGGGAAAGATATCAGCTGTTAGTCATGATATGGAAGCTTTAATGTTTCTTTTGAAAACTGATTTAGTTATGCCTTTAATTACTTTAAAAGTTTTATATCATACTTTCTTTGTTTGGTATTATGGTGCAACTATAGGAAAAATTGTTGCAAAAATAAGAGTTATTGATGCAGGACATTGGGGTAGAGTTTCTATTTTTTCTGCATTTTTGAGAGCTGTTGGAAGAATTTTTTCTGAAATGTTTTTTTATGTAGGTTTCTTAATTGGATTTTTTAATGAAGGAAGAAAAACATTTCATGATATTACAGGTAAAACGTTGGTAGTTAATGTATAA